One genomic segment of Mycolicibacterium chubuense NBB4 includes these proteins:
- a CDS encoding DUF3072 domain-containing protein, with product MTDTTNQAPRENAEKDPSQWVTGDEPMTGAQRSYLHTLAQEAGAEVPEDATKAQASELIDELQGRTGRGE from the coding sequence ATGACCGACACCACGAACCAGGCACCGCGCGAGAACGCCGAGAAGGACCCGTCCCAGTGGGTGACGGGCGACGAGCCGATGACGGGCGCCCAGCGCAGTTACCTGCACACCCTCGCCCAGGAAGCGGGTGCCGAGGTCCCCGAGGACGCCACCAAGGCGCAGGCTTCCGAACTGATCGACGAGTTGCAGGGGCGCACGGGGCGCGGCGAGTAG
- a CDS encoding pyridoxamine 5'-phosphate oxidase family protein, which yields MGKNERAKIVMSDAEIAEFIDQSRTATMATVLPSGRPHLVAMWYAVLDGEIWFETKAKSQKAVNLRRDPTITVMIEDGLSYDTLRGVSIDGEAEIYDDPETSLRVGISVWERYTGPYSEDMRPFVDQMMNNRICVRVVPSRTRSWDHRKLGMAGMPISGSTAQYLS from the coding sequence GTGGGCAAGAACGAACGCGCGAAGATCGTCATGTCGGACGCCGAGATCGCCGAATTCATCGACCAGAGCCGCACCGCCACCATGGCCACGGTGCTGCCGAGCGGACGGCCGCATCTGGTCGCGATGTGGTACGCGGTGCTCGACGGCGAGATCTGGTTCGAGACGAAGGCCAAGTCGCAGAAGGCCGTCAACCTGCGCCGCGATCCCACCATCACGGTGATGATCGAAGACGGCCTGTCCTACGACACGCTGCGCGGCGTCTCGATCGACGGCGAGGCCGAGATCTACGACGACCCGGAGACCAGCCTGCGCGTCGGGATCAGCGTCTGGGAGCGGTACACCGGCCCCTACAGCGAGGACATGCGGCCGTTCGTCGATCAGATGATGAACAACCGCATCTGTGTGCGGGTCGTCCCGTCGCGGACGCGCAGTTGGGACCACCGCAAACTCGGCATGGCGGGCATGCCGATCTCGGGCAGCACCGCGCAGTACCTCAGCTGA
- a CDS encoding acyl-CoA thioesterase domain-containing protein, producing MSSRAFFVAEGDGFLPTEWARGPWGQTISGNYVGGLLGHVIERDAAKPELQPARLTVDLLRPAAMAPVEVRTAVIRSGRRLKLVEATMTQAESVVGRASALYLRRGDQPAGERWSTAVTMPPVPTVPDSIRDDVVTLVWTYGRDGAAPTLGLEGWAHAGPKYMWVRDLMPLVDGVELTPFTRASMAGDMASSLTHYGADGLPFINADYTLTLSRLPDSPFLGLAALTHSSHAGVATGTALLVDEFGPIGTATATALANPGFDPPRRPVS from the coding sequence ATGAGCAGCCGGGCGTTCTTCGTCGCCGAGGGTGACGGCTTCCTTCCCACCGAGTGGGCGAGGGGTCCGTGGGGACAGACCATCAGCGGCAACTACGTCGGCGGTCTGCTCGGCCACGTCATCGAACGCGACGCCGCGAAACCGGAGCTGCAGCCGGCCCGCCTCACCGTGGACCTGCTCCGGCCCGCCGCTATGGCCCCGGTCGAGGTGCGCACGGCGGTGATCCGCTCGGGCCGGCGCCTCAAGCTGGTCGAGGCGACCATGACGCAGGCGGAGTCGGTCGTCGGCCGCGCCAGCGCGCTGTACCTGCGCCGCGGCGACCAACCCGCGGGGGAACGATGGTCCACGGCCGTGACGATGCCGCCGGTGCCGACAGTGCCCGACTCGATCCGCGACGACGTCGTCACGCTGGTGTGGACCTACGGACGCGACGGTGCCGCCCCGACCCTCGGCCTCGAGGGGTGGGCGCACGCGGGCCCGAAGTACATGTGGGTCCGCGACCTGATGCCCCTGGTCGACGGGGTCGAACTGACGCCGTTCACGCGCGCGTCGATGGCCGGCGACATGGCGAGCTCACTGACCCACTACGGCGCCGACGGGCTGCCGTTCATCAACGCCGACTACACGCTGACGCTGAGCCGTCTGCCCGACAGCCCCTTCCTCGGGCTGGCCGCGTTGACACACTCCAGTCACGCCGGGGTCGCGACCGGGACCGCGCTGCTGGTCGACGAATTCGGGCCGATCGGCACCGCCACGGCGACGGCGCTGGCCAACCCGGGGTTCGACCCGCCGCGCCGGCCGGTCAGCTGA
- a CDS encoding GNAT family N-acetyltransferase has product MTTTDKTGAATEVTAEADRFSISVGGRTAGFTEFIDHGKQRIFPHTEIGDDFEGRGLATILVRGALEATRDAGLRIVPVCSMVAGFIDKHPEFGDLVDPVSSDVKRILSDR; this is encoded by the coding sequence ATGACGACCACCGACAAGACCGGCGCGGCCACAGAGGTCACCGCCGAGGCCGACCGCTTCAGCATCTCCGTCGGCGGGCGCACGGCGGGCTTCACGGAGTTCATCGATCACGGCAAGCAACGGATCTTCCCGCACACCGAGATCGGCGACGACTTCGAAGGCCGCGGCCTCGCGACGATCCTGGTCCGCGGGGCGCTGGAAGCCACCCGCGACGCGGGACTGCGCATCGTTCCCGTGTGCTCGATGGTCGCCGGCTTCATCGACAAGCACCCCGAGTTCGGCGATCTGGTCGATCCGGTGTCCTCCGACGTCAAACGCATCCTGTCGGATCGGTGA
- a CDS encoding GNAT family N-acetyltransferase, producing MTTDRTGAPTQVSAEPDRFSIAVDGRTVGYADFTDRDGRRIFPHTVVEPAFQGRGLATILVREALEATRTTGLRVVPQCWMVAEFIEKNPEFADLLATS from the coding sequence ATGACCACCGACAGAACCGGCGCGCCGACCCAGGTCAGCGCGGAACCCGATCGCTTCAGCATCGCCGTCGACGGGCGCACGGTCGGCTACGCCGACTTCACCGACCGCGACGGCCGGCGCATCTTCCCGCACACCGTGGTCGAGCCCGCGTTCCAGGGACGGGGCCTGGCGACGATCCTCGTGCGTGAAGCCCTGGAAGCGACCCGGACCACCGGCCTGCGGGTGGTACCGCAGTGCTGGATGGTCGCGGAATTCATCGAGAAGAATCCCGAATTCGCCGATCTGCTGGCAACCTCGTGA
- a CDS encoding pirin family protein produces MSNTDTVPAEVDCAPSEFAGVLHPREVPLGGPRAIRVRRTLPQRERSLIGAWCFADHYGPHDQLGEAGMDVPPHPHTGLQTVSWLFSGRIEHRDSAGVHAAVRPGELNLMTAGSGICHSEVSVLTGRADAVLHGVQLWVALPDADRDTGRDFAHHAPRPRSVGGVTTRVFLGELEGDSSPVDTFTPLLGAQLDLDPGADVTLDIDPTFEHGVLLDTGDVEACGAVLGVADLGYQEPGHSRLQVSNRGAGPARMLLLGGPPFGEQLVMWWNFVGRSHDEIVAFRQQWQDHDHRFGAVAGYRGAVERLPAPPLPHATLRPRPNPGV; encoded by the coding sequence ATGAGCAACACCGACACCGTGCCCGCCGAAGTCGATTGTGCCCCTTCGGAATTCGCCGGTGTCCTGCATCCCCGAGAAGTCCCGCTGGGCGGCCCCCGGGCCATCCGGGTGCGGCGTACGCTCCCCCAACGGGAACGCTCGCTCATCGGAGCGTGGTGCTTCGCCGACCACTACGGCCCGCACGATCAGCTCGGTGAGGCCGGGATGGACGTGCCGCCGCATCCGCACACCGGATTGCAGACCGTCAGTTGGTTGTTCAGCGGCCGGATCGAACACCGCGACAGCGCGGGAGTCCACGCGGCGGTGCGTCCGGGCGAGCTCAACCTGATGACCGCCGGCTCGGGGATCTGTCACTCCGAGGTGTCGGTGCTGACCGGGCGGGCCGACGCGGTGCTGCACGGCGTGCAGCTGTGGGTGGCGCTGCCGGACGCCGACCGCGACACCGGCAGGGATTTCGCGCACCATGCGCCGCGCCCGCGCTCGGTCGGTGGCGTCACGACACGGGTTTTCCTCGGCGAGCTCGAAGGTGACTCCTCGCCGGTCGACACCTTCACCCCTCTGCTCGGCGCGCAACTCGATCTGGATCCCGGCGCCGACGTCACGCTGGACATCGACCCCACTTTCGAGCACGGCGTCCTGCTCGACACCGGGGACGTCGAGGCCTGCGGCGCGGTGCTCGGCGTCGCGGACCTCGGATATCAGGAACCGGGCCACAGCCGGCTGCAGGTGAGCAATCGCGGCGCCGGGCCGGCACGGATGCTGCTGCTGGGCGGTCCCCCGTTCGGCGAGCAGCTGGTGATGTGGTGGAACTTCGTGGGGCGCAGCCACGACGAGATCGTGGCGTTCCGGCAACAGTGGCAGGACCACGACCACCGGTTCGGCGCGGTCGCGGGCTACCGCGGCGCCGTCGAACGGCTGCCCGCACCGCCCCTGCCCCACGCCACCCTGCGTCCTCGCCCCAACCCCGGGGTATAG
- a CDS encoding EVE domain-containing protein produces the protein MTNWINTVSRAHVERGVRGRFTQANHGKPHMLRKMARGDWIIFYSPRTDFPDGQPLQAFTAIGQVVDDEPYQVEMTPDFHPWRRNVDFLECAETPIRPLIEHLDFIEDTSRWGYRFRFGVFRIDDHDFEVIRSAMTQSVRQETTVNT, from the coding sequence GTGACGAACTGGATCAACACGGTCAGCCGGGCCCACGTGGAACGCGGGGTTCGCGGCCGCTTCACGCAGGCCAACCACGGTAAGCCGCACATGCTGCGCAAGATGGCGCGCGGCGACTGGATCATCTTCTACTCCCCGCGCACGGACTTCCCCGACGGCCAGCCGCTCCAGGCGTTCACCGCGATCGGGCAGGTCGTCGACGACGAGCCCTACCAGGTGGAGATGACGCCGGACTTCCATCCGTGGCGGCGCAACGTCGACTTCCTGGAGTGCGCCGAGACGCCCATCCGCCCGCTGATCGAGCACCTCGACTTCATCGAGGACACGTCGCGGTGGGGGTACAGATTCCGCTTCGGGGTGTTCCGGATCGACGACCACGACTTCGAGGTCATCCGCTCCGCCATGACGCAGTCCGTGCGCCAGGAGACTACTGTGAACACATGA
- a CDS encoding DivIVA domain-containing protein, whose protein sequence is MGNGGLTAEDLRAITFEKPPWGKRGYDEKSVNDFLALAARRLEGRGHLSADDVRGVRFNKPKIGKRGYDEQQVDALLDDIAAAIAGLDG, encoded by the coding sequence ATGGGCAACGGCGGTCTGACGGCTGAGGATCTGCGCGCAATCACCTTCGAAAAGCCGCCGTGGGGCAAGCGCGGCTACGACGAGAAGTCCGTCAACGACTTTCTCGCTCTGGCTGCGCGGCGGCTCGAGGGGCGGGGGCATCTGTCGGCCGACGACGTGCGCGGAGTGCGCTTCAACAAGCCGAAGATCGGAAAACGCGGCTACGACGAACAGCAGGTCGATGCGTTGCTCGACGACATCGCCGCGGCCATCGCCGGTCTCGATGGCTGA
- a CDS encoding acyl-CoA carboxylase subunit beta: MADPDRVRDDLAELQRRRALTEDSARPEAVARRHAAGGRTARENLEDLVDAGSFVEYGRFAVAPQRMRRDIEDLIARTPADGLIAGTARINGALVGRERSACAVLSYDYTVLAGTQGALGHRKKDRLFELIERMTLPTVFFAEGGGGRPGDTDYPVVSALDTRAFALWAKLSGVVPRIAVVKGRCFAGNAVIAGTSDLIVATRDASLGMGGPAMIAGGGLGDVPPDEVGPMSTQEPNGNVDVVVVDEAEAVAVTKKLLGYFQGPLTEWTAADQSTLRSAVPDRARRAYDVAPIIDTLADEGSVTFLRPRFAREMVTALARIEGRAVGVIANDTRFTAGAITAAASDKAARFLQLCDTFGLPVVSLIDCPGYMVGPAAEAESLVRRASRMLVAGAALRVPMVAVVLRRGYGLGAQAMAGGSLHEPVLTVAWPGAHLGPMGLEGAVRLGLRKELEAIADENEREERVRMATAAAQENAKALNAAMLFEIDDVIDPAETRAVVAATLAAATHTRPPRGRFVDTW, encoded by the coding sequence ATGGCTGACCCGGACCGCGTGCGCGACGACCTCGCCGAACTCCAGCGTCGGCGCGCCCTGACCGAGGACTCGGCGCGGCCGGAGGCCGTCGCGCGGCGGCACGCCGCGGGTGGCCGCACCGCGCGGGAGAACCTCGAGGATCTCGTCGACGCGGGCTCGTTCGTCGAATACGGCCGGTTCGCCGTCGCGCCGCAGCGCATGCGGCGCGACATCGAGGACCTGATCGCCCGCACCCCCGCCGACGGGCTCATCGCGGGAACCGCGCGCATCAACGGAGCCCTCGTCGGCCGCGAGCGCAGCGCCTGCGCCGTCCTGTCCTACGACTACACCGTGCTCGCCGGCACCCAGGGCGCACTCGGGCACCGCAAGAAGGACCGTCTCTTCGAACTCATCGAACGGATGACGCTGCCGACCGTGTTCTTCGCCGAAGGAGGCGGCGGACGGCCCGGAGACACCGACTATCCCGTGGTGTCGGCCCTGGACACCAGGGCATTCGCGTTGTGGGCCAAGCTCTCTGGTGTCGTGCCCCGGATCGCCGTGGTCAAGGGCCGTTGTTTCGCCGGCAACGCCGTCATCGCGGGCACGTCCGACCTCATCGTCGCCACGCGGGACGCGTCGCTCGGCATGGGCGGGCCCGCCATGATCGCCGGCGGCGGGCTCGGTGACGTCCCGCCCGACGAGGTCGGGCCGATGAGCACCCAGGAGCCCAACGGCAACGTTGACGTCGTCGTCGTCGACGAGGCCGAGGCCGTCGCCGTCACCAAGAAGCTGCTCGGGTATTTCCAGGGCCCGCTGACCGAATGGACTGCTGCGGACCAGAGCACGCTGCGCTCTGCCGTCCCGGACCGGGCCCGCCGCGCATACGACGTCGCGCCGATCATCGACACCCTCGCCGACGAAGGTTCGGTGACGTTCCTGCGACCGCGGTTCGCGCGCGAGATGGTGACGGCCTTGGCGCGCATCGAAGGCCGGGCCGTCGGCGTCATCGCCAACGACACCCGATTCACCGCCGGCGCCATCACGGCGGCCGCCTCGGACAAGGCGGCCCGATTCCTGCAGCTGTGCGACACCTTCGGGCTACCCGTCGTCTCGCTCATCGACTGCCCCGGCTACATGGTGGGCCCGGCCGCCGAAGCCGAGTCGCTGGTGCGGCGAGCATCGCGAATGCTGGTGGCGGGCGCGGCACTTCGGGTGCCGATGGTCGCCGTCGTGCTCCGGCGCGGGTACGGGCTCGGAGCCCAGGCGATGGCGGGCGGCAGCCTGCACGAACCGGTGCTGACCGTCGCATGGCCCGGGGCTCACCTCGGGCCGATGGGCCTCGAGGGCGCCGTGCGGTTGGGGCTGCGCAAGGAACTCGAGGCGATCGCCGACGAGAACGAACGTGAGGAACGGGTCCGGATGGCGACCGCGGCAGCACAGGAGAACGCCAAGGCCCTGAACGCGGCGATGTTGTTCGAGATCGACGACGTGATCGACCCCGCGGAGACGCGCGCGGTCGTCGCTGCGACGTTGGCCGCCGCGACGCACACGCGCCCCCCGCGGGGTCGGTTTGTCGATACCTGGTGA
- a CDS encoding WhiB family transcriptional regulator translates to MNTTSWDETPIGACTREPERWTTTADEEAKAICRSCPRRWLCAREAYESPRAEGLWAGIYVPEGGRGRTFALRQLKSLAEQNGFPVRERRVYYAETA, encoded by the coding sequence ATGAACACAACTTCGTGGGATGAGACGCCGATCGGCGCATGCACCAGGGAGCCGGAACGGTGGACCACCACCGCCGACGAAGAGGCCAAAGCGATCTGCCGGTCGTGCCCGCGACGCTGGCTCTGCGCTCGCGAGGCCTACGAGTCACCGCGCGCCGAAGGTCTGTGGGCAGGCATCTACGTGCCGGAGGGCGGGCGGGGACGCACGTTTGCTCTGCGCCAGCTCAAGTCGCTGGCGGAGCAGAACGGCTTCCCCGTGCGGGAGCGGCGCGTCTACTACGCCGAGACCGCCTGA
- a CDS encoding MinD/ParA family ATP-binding protein: protein MSDRDDALRREPELPGLEESGFEPEAGPSRPAPHAPPPGPRYGPPRPEGWNQPRQPAWNPPHRPPPHTGAPWPGQQPPQPGSYAEHIRTEELVPIRKPIPGRGWRSALYKASFGLINLGLSPDERRMAELEARIRGPLRGHFKIGVMGKGGVGKTTVSACIGSVLAELRQDDRVVAVDADTAFGKLGSRIDPKAQGSFWELAADQHVESFADVRNRVGHNAAGLFVLAGEATPARRRVLDPAIYREATSRLDRHFSISIVDCSSTMDSPVTHEALRDLDALVVVSSPWVDGAAAAGQTLDWLASRGLTGLLQRTVVVLNDSDGHADKRTKKLLAQQFSGHGQIVLEVPFDGNLRPGGVIDGTSGMSAATRRRFIEICAALATHFPAQDDRSRVRQ, encoded by the coding sequence GTGTCCGACCGCGACGACGCACTGCGGAGAGAACCGGAACTGCCCGGACTCGAGGAAAGCGGCTTCGAACCGGAGGCCGGGCCGTCTCGACCCGCGCCTCACGCGCCCCCACCCGGCCCCCGCTACGGTCCACCACGGCCCGAGGGCTGGAATCAACCGCGACAGCCGGCCTGGAACCCCCCTCACCGACCGCCGCCGCATACCGGTGCCCCGTGGCCGGGCCAGCAGCCGCCGCAACCGGGCAGCTACGCCGAACACATCCGCACCGAAGAGCTCGTGCCCATCCGCAAGCCGATCCCCGGCCGCGGGTGGCGATCAGCGCTGTACAAGGCGAGCTTCGGGCTCATCAACCTCGGCCTCTCCCCCGACGAGCGGCGCATGGCCGAGCTCGAGGCCAGAATCCGCGGCCCGTTGCGCGGACACTTCAAGATCGGGGTGATGGGCAAAGGCGGCGTCGGGAAGACGACGGTGTCGGCGTGCATCGGTTCGGTGCTCGCCGAGCTGCGCCAGGACGACCGCGTCGTCGCCGTCGACGCCGACACCGCATTCGGCAAGCTGGGCAGTCGGATCGATCCGAAAGCGCAGGGGTCGTTCTGGGAGCTCGCCGCCGATCAGCATGTGGAAAGCTTCGCCGACGTCCGCAACCGGGTCGGACACAACGCCGCGGGACTGTTCGTGCTGGCGGGTGAAGCCACTCCGGCTCGGCGCCGGGTGCTGGATCCGGCGATCTATCGCGAGGCCACCTCGCGGCTGGACCGCCATTTCTCGATCTCGATCGTCGACTGCAGCTCGACGATGGACTCCCCGGTCACGCACGAGGCGCTGCGCGACCTCGACGCTCTGGTCGTGGTGTCGTCGCCGTGGGTCGACGGCGCCGCCGCGGCGGGGCAAACACTCGATTGGCTGGCCTCCCGCGGGCTCACCGGCCTGCTGCAGCGCACCGTCGTAGTGCTCAACGACTCTGACGGACACGCCGACAAGCGCACCAAAAAGCTTCTCGCACAACAATTCTCCGGCCACGGGCAAATCGTGCTCGAAGTTCCGTTCGACGGGAACCTGCGACCAGGCGGCGTCATCGACGGAACCAGCGGGATGTCGGCCGCCACCCGCCGGCGATTCATCGAGATCTGCGCGGCACTTGCCACGCATTTCCCGGCTCAGGACGACCGCTCCCGGGTGCGCCAGTGA
- a CDS encoding EspA/EspE family type VII secretion system effector: MGGFDGIEDSGKVVAGLVGGRSDLSEILDAGQALIAGMRLTTGWGQPEQGEAFGQGAGRFADVADDLRSAHPGEEWQGGAAQAYAHVNRRQAGRAEAVATLDLDVQTVVAREAHQVACRRDTLDDQSDHLADLGDATRSLGLIPGVGKALKAAIELAAVNTALNVCSAELQQLSRETSDNASALRGLVGEYSALTRKTAPPSLGEEPPVPPSEDPPPASEGDEAIIDGLDRESEAEPAPVAAAADPEIGTDVPASVVAAPPPPPMAGEPQPPVWAGAADPAATPAMAADPMSGMTSAFGAVGGMIGAVVAPLAAVLTGVAGAAGQSLTALTSPESADLTADRSEDGPSTNKEDSPTERGGADTNDADTNGAVDDGEAGASADAPGPDVIGEAEAQTARPPDASAPDPPPAPAPAPTRPPR, translated from the coding sequence ATGGGTGGGTTCGACGGAATCGAGGACTCCGGCAAAGTCGTCGCAGGGTTGGTCGGCGGCCGCAGCGACCTCTCGGAGATCCTCGACGCCGGACAGGCTCTGATCGCCGGAATGCGTCTCACCACCGGGTGGGGTCAGCCGGAGCAGGGGGAGGCCTTCGGTCAGGGTGCCGGGCGGTTCGCGGACGTCGCGGACGACCTCCGATCGGCGCACCCCGGCGAGGAGTGGCAGGGCGGCGCCGCACAGGCCTATGCGCATGTCAACCGTCGTCAGGCCGGTCGCGCCGAGGCCGTGGCCACGCTGGACCTCGACGTCCAGACCGTCGTCGCCCGAGAGGCCCACCAGGTCGCCTGCCGCCGGGACACGCTCGACGACCAGTCCGACCACCTGGCCGACCTCGGAGACGCGACGCGGTCCCTCGGCCTGATCCCCGGTGTGGGAAAAGCGTTGAAGGCCGCGATCGAACTCGCGGCGGTCAATACCGCGCTGAACGTCTGCAGCGCCGAACTTCAGCAGCTGTCCCGGGAGACCTCGGACAACGCCTCGGCACTGCGGGGTCTTGTCGGCGAGTACTCGGCGCTGACCCGGAAGACGGCTCCCCCCTCCCTCGGTGAGGAGCCGCCGGTACCGCCCTCCGAGGATCCGCCGCCGGCATCCGAGGGCGACGAGGCCATCATCGACGGGCTCGACCGGGAGAGTGAAGCGGAGCCGGCACCGGTTGCGGCGGCGGCCGATCCGGAGATCGGCACTGACGTCCCTGCGTCGGTCGTGGCTGCGCCGCCCCCGCCTCCGATGGCGGGCGAGCCGCAGCCGCCGGTCTGGGCTGGGGCCGCCGACCCGGCTGCGACGCCCGCGATGGCCGCCGACCCGATGTCCGGCATGACATCCGCATTCGGTGCCGTCGGCGGGATGATCGGCGCCGTCGTGGCTCCGCTGGCCGCCGTGCTGACGGGCGTCGCCGGAGCCGCGGGCCAATCACTGACGGCGCTCACCTCGCCCGAGTCCGCGGATCTCACGGCGGACCGCAGCGAGGACGGACCCTCGACGAACAAAGAAGACTCACCCACGGAGCGGGGCGGCGCCGACACCAACGACGCCGACACCAACGGCGCCGTCGACGACGGTGAGGCAGGCGCATCAGCCGACGCACCCGGGCCCGACGTCATCGGAGAAGCCGAAGCTCAGACGGCGCGGCCGCCGGATGCGTCCGCGCCGGATCCTCCCCCGGCGCCGGCGCCCGCCCCGACCAGACCACCCCGTTAG
- a CDS encoding type VII secretion target, with amino-acid sequence MSRHTVQVTTGHLRELAAKHGQAATDVTAATDAPAGVDSRIRRSHGAVAWATAAAVGEIQRARIAAGQGMAGECGALCGHLITAARRYEDTDHESGADLGRRLRP; translated from the coding sequence ATGTCGCGTCACACAGTGCAGGTCACCACCGGCCATCTCCGGGAACTGGCCGCCAAGCACGGTCAGGCGGCCACCGACGTCACCGCCGCCACCGATGCGCCGGCCGGAGTGGACAGCCGGATCCGCCGGTCGCACGGCGCAGTCGCGTGGGCCACCGCGGCAGCGGTCGGGGAGATCCAGCGTGCGCGCATCGCCGCCGGGCAGGGCATGGCCGGTGAGTGCGGAGCGCTCTGCGGGCATCTGATCACCGCTGCCCGCCGCTACGAGGACACCGACCATGAGTCCGGCGCCGACCTCGGCCGGCGTCTGCGGCCATGA
- the eccD gene encoding type VII secretion integral membrane protein EccD, with the protein MTATAAPPSTPGVTPGRPATTRVTILTGRRMTDLVLPSAVPIETYVDETVSVLADILEDTPPEMLSGFDFTAQGVWSFARPGAPPMKLSESLDDAGVVDGSLLTVVSVSRTERYRPLVEDVIDAIAVLDETPEFDRAALYRFVALVLPVAALMITAIGVLSWTSTGRDWWWPVALGVLGLGLLGGSVMSQNRYGNLALAESLQVASLLTLAGAVALAVPLPRGVESLGAPQVAAAGALVLLMVLATRGGPRRRAEVAAFLAVIAMATTIAAVAFGYGWQSWVPAGAIAFGLIVVTNAAKMTVAVARIALPPIPAPGETVSNDELLDPVTTTDTSEESETWQAIIASVPDSAARLTERSRLAKRLLIGFLTAGALILAVGSIAVVVHGHFFLHSLIVAGLVTVVCGFRSRLYAERWCAWALMAAAVAIPTGVMVRLSLWYPAHAWLVLAIYTASALVSVIVIGATDGVRRVSPVTKRILELVDGAAIAAVIPMLLWIAGVYDVLRNLRF; encoded by the coding sequence TTGACCGCGACGGCCGCGCCCCCCAGCACGCCCGGCGTCACGCCCGGCCGTCCCGCCACCACCCGCGTCACGATCCTCACGGGTCGCCGCATGACCGATCTCGTGCTGCCGTCGGCCGTGCCGATCGAGACTTACGTCGATGAGACGGTGTCCGTGCTGGCCGACATCTTGGAGGACACCCCTCCCGAGATGCTGTCCGGTTTCGACTTCACCGCACAGGGAGTGTGGTCGTTCGCTCGTCCGGGCGCACCGCCGATGAAGCTCTCGGAATCGCTCGACGATGCCGGCGTGGTCGACGGATCGCTGCTGACCGTGGTGTCGGTGAGCCGCACGGAACGCTACCGTCCGCTGGTCGAGGACGTGATCGACGCGATCGCGGTGCTCGACGAGACACCGGAGTTCGACCGCGCGGCGCTGTACCGCTTCGTCGCCCTCGTTCTCCCGGTGGCGGCATTGATGATCACCGCGATCGGCGTCCTGTCGTGGACATCGACAGGACGCGACTGGTGGTGGCCGGTAGCGCTAGGGGTGCTGGGGCTCGGCCTGTTGGGCGGCAGTGTGATGTCGCAGAACCGCTACGGCAATCTGGCGTTGGCCGAGAGCTTGCAGGTGGCGTCGCTGCTGACTCTCGCGGGCGCGGTAGCGTTGGCTGTTCCTCTTCCACGCGGCGTGGAATCCCTTGGTGCACCGCAGGTTGCCGCCGCTGGTGCATTGGTGCTGCTGATGGTGCTTGCGACGCGGGGTGGCCCACGGAGACGAGCCGAGGTGGCGGCCTTCCTGGCGGTGATCGCGATGGCGACGACCATCGCCGCGGTCGCGTTCGGATATGGATGGCAGAGCTGGGTGCCGGCAGGGGCGATCGCCTTTGGCCTGATCGTCGTGACGAACGCCGCGAAAATGACGGTGGCCGTGGCGCGTATCGCGTTGCCGCCGATCCCGGCGCCCGGCGAAACAGTGTCCAACGACGAACTGCTGGATCCGGTCACCACCACGGATACGTCGGAGGAGTCGGAGACCTGGCAGGCGATCATTGCGTCGGTGCCGGACTCGGCGGCTCGGCTCACGGAACGCAGCCGGTTGGCCAAGCGACTGCTGATCGGGTTCCTGACCGCGGGTGCGCTGATTCTTGCTGTCGGCTCGATTGCCGTTGTGGTGCATGGACACTTCTTTCTGCACAGTTTGATCGTTGCGGGCCTGGTGACGGTCGTGTGCGGCTTCCGTTCGCGGCTTTACGCCGAGCGATGGTGTGCCTGGGCGCTGATGGCCGCGGCGGTGGCGATCCCGACGGGCGTGATGGTGCGGCTGAGTCTGTGGTACCCGGCGCACGCGTGGCTGGTGCTGGCGATCTACACCGCGTCGGCGTTGGTGTCGGTCATCGTGATCGGCGCGACCGACGGCGTGCGGCGCGTGTCGCCGGTCACCAAGCGGATCCTGGAGTTGGTCGACGGCGCAGCCATCGCGGCCGTCATCCCGATGCTGCTGTGGATCGCCGGGGTGTACGACGTACTGCGAAACCTGCGGTTCTAG
- a CDS encoding type VII secretion target produces MKVDTDQLRSVGAAFTAAGDKLAAVQAETPLGDAASAVPSLQTAAACNAAKSAVAEQMTAIADGALTFGANVVAAAEKYESTDQASGNNIAGVNIPGPSS; encoded by the coding sequence TTGAAGGTCGACACTGACCAATTGCGCAGCGTGGGTGCGGCGTTCACCGCAGCGGGGGACAAATTGGCTGCCGTGCAGGCAGAGACGCCGTTGGGCGACGCGGCGTCGGCGGTTCCTTCTTTGCAGACGGCTGCTGCCTGCAACGCTGCCAAGAGCGCGGTGGCGGAGCAGATGACGGCGATTGCTGATGGCGCACTTACATTCGGTGCGAATGTCGTTGCGGCGGCAGAAAAGTACGAGTCGACGGATCAGGCGTCGGGTAACAACATCGCCGGTGTCAACATCCCTGGGCCGTCGTCGTAG